One window from the genome of Crateriforma spongiae encodes:
- a CDS encoding sugar phosphate isomerase/epimerase family protein: protein MTCPPILLSGFADESANEKLAIQQYTAFAAIGLKYYSIRFVDAGDGIKNVMALSEKEINHLVKLQADYGLKVSSIGSPIGKVKLLDQEDGTQNKFIPFDQYLANDVQTACDRAEAFGCKLLRGFSFYHPKGTAPEDHLDQVCDQLSAIAEACDARGLTFGLEVEANLVGQSGDLLAKIASQVNHPAMVTIFDGANIVMQGFTPDQVYRQYLAMKPSLGWLHIKDYSDPALTGRVEHVDEESASHFVPADRGDSAHEAILRDLRDVMPTLNERMTARGVDGVFMDLEPHLKGGGQFGGFSGPDGMGVAVRALCRVLDYVDLPCQLRTFDDLK, encoded by the coding sequence ATGACCTGCCCGCCCATTTTGTTGTCCGGCTTTGCCGATGAATCCGCCAATGAAAAATTGGCGATCCAGCAGTACACCGCGTTTGCCGCGATCGGATTGAAGTATTACAGCATCCGGTTTGTCGACGCCGGTGACGGCATCAAGAACGTGATGGCGTTGTCGGAAAAAGAGATCAATCACCTGGTCAAATTGCAGGCCGATTACGGGCTGAAGGTCAGCAGCATCGGTTCGCCGATCGGCAAGGTGAAGCTGTTGGATCAGGAAGACGGGACGCAGAACAAGTTCATTCCGTTTGATCAGTATCTGGCCAACGACGTGCAAACGGCCTGTGACCGTGCCGAAGCGTTCGGATGCAAACTGTTGCGAGGTTTTTCGTTCTATCATCCCAAGGGAACCGCACCGGAAGACCACCTGGATCAGGTTTGCGATCAACTGTCGGCGATCGCCGAAGCCTGTGACGCGCGTGGATTGACGTTCGGCTTGGAAGTCGAAGCGAACTTGGTCGGGCAAAGCGGCGACTTGTTGGCAAAGATTGCCAGCCAGGTGAACCATCCCGCGATGGTCACGATCTTTGACGGCGCGAATATCGTCATGCAGGGCTTCACGCCGGATCAGGTGTACCGCCAGTATTTGGCGATGAAGCCGAGTCTGGGGTGGCTGCACATCAAGGATTACAGCGATCCCGCGCTGACCGGTCGCGTCGAACACGTCGACGAAGAATCGGCCAGCCATTTCGTGCCGGCCGATCGTGGGGACAGTGCCCATGAAGCGATTCTGCGCGACTTGCGTGATGTCATGCCGACGTTGAACGAACGGATGACGGCGCGTGGCGTCGACGGCGTCTTCATGGACTTGGAACCGCACCTGAAGGGTGGCGGCCAGTTCGGCGGGTTCAGCGGTCCGGACGGTATGGGCGTCGCCGTGCGTGCGTTGTGCCGAGTGTTGGACTACGTGGACTTGCCGTGCCAGCTAAGGACGTTTGACGATTTGAAATAA